From a region of the Myxococcus fulvus genome:
- the lepB gene encoding signal peptidase I, producing MSSSSPSAVSVVSLPSLMAARRTVAQREAYRRLRWRERLTSLWAPVLIVAAALFPYMTLIAYVPPAASWAQPLMKGLGLLMVTYYVVLWVRRGILSTWFQARRAAREQLDESERALARAQAKQALAAGTGELVAEQALKVEAASVRGDADVLHGEVKLLSALTERHLGAFRKESTVELFGGVAKFLLIALVFRTACVEPYRIPSGSMLPTLHIGDFVLINKFIYGVRVPFANVVPFVILRPPARGDVVVFNNPVDTSADYIKRVVGVPGDTVELFDGVVHINGQPQARQLEAPEFVVHDLADGTWFERREALSREDLGGVSHAVLQTPTRTPRHEGPYVVPDGHVFVLGDNRDNSADSRHGLGRPGGYGEPAYVPYGHIKGKALVMWLSVSHGGLLHGLFGGTGLRVDRFFEPVR from the coding sequence ATGAGCTCTTCGAGTCCCTCCGCTGTGTCCGTGGTGTCGTTGCCCTCCCTGATGGCGGCCCGGCGCACCGTCGCGCAGCGGGAGGCCTACCGGAGACTCCGGTGGCGGGAGCGGCTCACCAGCCTGTGGGCCCCGGTGCTCATCGTCGCCGCGGCGCTGTTCCCGTACATGACGCTGATTGCCTACGTGCCCCCGGCGGCGAGCTGGGCGCAGCCGCTGATGAAGGGGCTGGGGCTGCTCATGGTGACGTACTACGTCGTCCTCTGGGTCCGGCGGGGCATCCTGTCCACCTGGTTCCAGGCCCGGCGCGCGGCGCGTGAGCAGCTCGACGAGAGCGAGCGGGCCCTGGCCCGGGCCCAGGCGAAGCAGGCGCTGGCGGCGGGGACGGGCGAGCTGGTCGCCGAGCAGGCGCTGAAGGTGGAGGCCGCCTCCGTGCGAGGGGACGCGGACGTGCTGCACGGCGAGGTGAAGCTCCTGTCGGCCCTCACCGAGCGGCACCTGGGGGCCTTCCGCAAGGAGTCCACCGTGGAGCTCTTCGGCGGCGTCGCGAAGTTCCTGCTCATCGCCCTGGTGTTCCGCACCGCCTGCGTGGAGCCCTACCGGATTCCGTCCGGCTCCATGCTGCCCACGCTGCACATCGGCGACTTCGTCCTCATCAACAAGTTCATCTACGGCGTGCGCGTGCCGTTCGCCAACGTGGTGCCGTTCGTCATCCTGCGCCCACCGGCCCGAGGGGACGTCGTCGTGTTCAACAACCCGGTCGACACGTCCGCCGACTACATCAAGCGCGTGGTGGGTGTGCCGGGGGACACGGTGGAGCTGTTCGACGGCGTGGTGCACATCAACGGCCAGCCTCAAGCCCGCCAGCTCGAGGCCCCGGAGTTCGTCGTGCACGACCTCGCGGATGGGACGTGGTTCGAGCGGCGCGAGGCGCTCTCCCGGGAGGACCTGGGAGGTGTGTCGCACGCGGTGCTCCAGACGCCCACGCGGACGCCTCGCCACGAGGGCCCCTACGTCGTCCCTGACGGCCATGTCTTCGTCCTGGGCGACAACCGGGACAACAGCGCGGACAGCCGCCACGGGCTCGGCAGGCCCGGGGGCTACGGCGAGCCGGCGTACGTCCCGTACGGCCACATCAAGGGCAAGGCCCTGGTGATGTGGCTGTCGGTGAGCCACGGCGGTCTCTTGCACGGACTGTTCGGCGGCACCGGTCTGCGGGTGGATCGCTTCTTCGAGCCCGTGCGCTGA
- a CDS encoding aspartate carbamoyltransferase catalytic subunit, whose protein sequence is MRHLLGIEGWRRDELEAVLDRARAHLPGGPDATHTLRGKVVANLFFEDSTRTRTSFHMAARGLGAGVLNWSPSGSSTSKGETLLDTARNIEATGPVAIVMRHRSSGAPHLVAKHVRCAVINAGDGTHEHPSQALLDAFTLRQRWGGLDGRTVLIVGDILHSRVARSNLWCLKALGARVVVCGPPTLMPPGLEALGAEVTHNLDAALPQADAVMCLRLQLERMGEAFLPSTKEYSRLFGLTAAREERMKAGALVMHPGPINRGLELAPSVADGARSVILEQVSNGVAVRRAILEVCTS, encoded by the coding sequence ATGAGACACCTCCTTGGAATCGAAGGCTGGCGCCGGGACGAGCTCGAAGCGGTGCTCGACAGGGCGCGTGCGCACCTGCCCGGTGGCCCGGATGCCACCCACACCCTGCGCGGCAAGGTCGTCGCCAACCTCTTCTTCGAGGACTCGACGCGCACTCGCACCTCGTTCCACATGGCCGCCCGTGGCCTGGGGGCAGGGGTGCTCAACTGGAGCCCCTCCGGCTCGTCCACCTCCAAGGGCGAGACGCTGCTGGACACCGCCCGGAACATCGAGGCGACGGGGCCGGTGGCCATCGTCATGCGGCACCGCTCCTCGGGCGCGCCGCACCTCGTCGCCAAACACGTGCGCTGCGCCGTCATCAACGCGGGTGACGGCACCCACGAGCACCCCTCCCAGGCGCTGCTGGACGCCTTCACCCTGCGCCAGCGCTGGGGCGGCCTGGACGGCCGCACGGTGCTCATCGTCGGCGACATCCTCCACAGCCGCGTGGCCCGCTCCAACCTCTGGTGCCTGAAGGCGCTGGGCGCGCGGGTGGTGGTCTGTGGTCCGCCCACGCTGATGCCCCCGGGGCTGGAGGCGCTGGGCGCGGAGGTGACGCACAACCTGGACGCCGCGCTGCCCCAGGCGGACGCGGTGATGTGCCTGCGCCTGCAGCTGGAGCGGATGGGCGAGGCGTTCCTTCCCTCCACGAAGGAGTACTCGCGGCTGTTCGGCCTCACCGCCGCGCGCGAGGAGCGGATGAAGGCGGGCGCGCTGGTGATGCACCCGGGGCCCATCAACCGTGGGCTGGAGCTGGCGCCCTCGGTGGCGGACGGGGCGCGCAGCGTCATCCTGGAGCAGGTGTCCAACGGCGTCGCCGTGCGGCGGGCCATCCTCGAGGTCTGCACGTCATGA
- a CDS encoding dihydroorotase — MSATVLFRRGRVIDPRNGVDGVRDVLVQDGKVAQVSDAPLTAPAGAEVVDADGKWVLPGFIDLHVHLREPGEEGKETVLTGCRAAVAGGFTAVVAMPNTKVVNDSGLVTELVLSRARAANLCHVYPAGAITKGLKGEELAETGELISSGCVAITDDGRPVMNAALMRRALQYATQFGVPVMVHEEDLTLSAGGAMHEGPTSTRLGLRGIPASAEVAMVARDLVLLEETKGRLHIAHVSCEGSVRLIREAKRRGLFVTAEVTPHHLILDDRAVGDYDTHAKMAPPLRADRDVEALREAIVDGTIDAIATDHAPHGVLDKQVEFEKGINGIVGLETALGLTMELVHAGRLEAKRAVELLSHGPAKAFGLPGGHLAPGAPADITVVDPSEEWTVDAHRFYSRSRNTPFHGRKQKGRVVQTWVSGRQVYADGQVKESR, encoded by the coding sequence ATGAGTGCCACGGTGCTTTTCCGCAGAGGCCGCGTCATCGACCCGCGCAACGGCGTGGACGGCGTGCGCGACGTCCTGGTGCAGGACGGCAAGGTGGCCCAGGTCTCCGACGCACCGCTGACCGCGCCCGCCGGGGCGGAGGTGGTGGACGCCGACGGCAAGTGGGTGCTGCCGGGCTTCATCGACCTGCACGTGCATCTGCGCGAGCCGGGCGAGGAGGGCAAGGAGACGGTGCTCACCGGCTGCCGCGCCGCCGTGGCCGGAGGCTTCACCGCCGTGGTGGCCATGCCCAACACCAAGGTGGTCAACGACAGCGGGCTCGTCACGGAGCTGGTGCTGTCGCGCGCCCGCGCCGCCAACCTGTGCCACGTGTACCCCGCGGGGGCCATCACCAAGGGCCTCAAGGGCGAGGAGCTGGCGGAGACGGGCGAGCTCATCTCCTCCGGCTGCGTGGCGATCACCGACGACGGCCGGCCGGTGATGAACGCGGCCCTGATGCGCCGCGCGCTCCAGTACGCCACGCAGTTCGGCGTGCCGGTGATGGTGCACGAGGAGGACCTCACGCTGTCCGCCGGGGGCGCCATGCACGAGGGGCCCACCTCCACGCGGCTGGGCCTGCGCGGCATCCCCGCGTCCGCCGAGGTGGCCATGGTGGCGCGTGATCTGGTCCTGCTCGAGGAGACGAAGGGCCGGCTGCACATCGCCCACGTGTCCTGCGAGGGCAGCGTGCGGCTCATCCGCGAGGCCAAGCGCCGGGGCCTGTTCGTGACGGCCGAGGTGACGCCGCACCACCTCATCCTGGATGACCGGGCGGTGGGGGACTACGACACCCACGCCAAGATGGCGCCGCCCCTGCGCGCGGACCGGGACGTGGAGGCGCTGCGCGAGGCGATTGTCGACGGCACCATCGACGCCATCGCCACGGACCACGCGCCCCACGGTGTCCTGGACAAACAGGTGGAGTTCGAGAAGGGCATCAACGGCATCGTGGGGCTGGAGACAGCCCTCGGGTTGACGATGGAGCTGGTGCACGCGGGGCGGCTGGAGGCGAAGCGGGCGGTGGAGCTGCTCTCGCACGGCCCGGCGAAGGCGTTCGGCCTGCCGGGCGGCCACCTGGCCCCCGGGGCTCCAGCGGACATCACCGTGGTGGACCCCTCGGAGGAGTGGACGGTGGATGCCCACCGGTTCTATTCCCGCAGCCGGAATACCCCCTTCCATGGCCGTAAGCAGAAGGGACGCGTGGTGCAGACCTGGGTTTCTGGCCGGCAGGTGTATGCCGACGGTCAGGTGAAGGAGTCGCGGTGA
- the carA gene encoding glutamine-hydrolyzing carbamoyl-phosphate synthase small subunit, whose protein sequence is MTKRAVLALADGTTFEGRAFGAVGETVGEVVFNTSMYGYQEILTDPSYVGQIVTMSYPEMGNVGTTPEDEEAGKPHAVGMVVRALASQPSNWRSKESLDAYLKRHNVAGIEGLDTRRLVRHLRTHGAQMGVISSEGLSPTALAERARTAHGMEGLDLATGVSTKTPYTFTAPSPDVFTGIGEAHPQGEPRFDVVAYDYGLKKSMLHFLVDVGCRVTVVPSHTTADEVLARRPHGVFLANGPGDPAAVKGADRTVAALLGKVPVFGICLGHQIMALALGGRTYKMKFGHRGGNQPVKDLTTGKVEITAQNHGFAVDDASLKGKAVVTHINLNDGTVEGLAVPDARAFSVQYHPEASPGPHDARYLFGRFAKLMAG, encoded by the coding sequence ATGACGAAGCGGGCAGTGCTCGCCCTGGCGGATGGCACCACCTTCGAGGGCCGCGCTTTCGGCGCGGTCGGCGAGACGGTGGGTGAGGTGGTCTTCAACACGTCCATGTACGGCTACCAGGAGATCCTCACGGACCCCTCGTACGTCGGGCAGATCGTCACCATGTCCTATCCGGAGATGGGCAACGTCGGCACGACGCCGGAGGACGAGGAGGCGGGCAAGCCGCACGCGGTGGGCATGGTGGTGCGCGCCCTCGCGAGCCAGCCCTCCAACTGGCGCTCGAAGGAGTCGCTGGACGCGTACCTGAAGCGCCACAACGTCGCCGGCATCGAGGGCCTGGACACCCGCCGTCTGGTCCGCCACCTGCGCACCCACGGCGCGCAGATGGGCGTCATCTCCAGCGAGGGCCTGTCCCCGACGGCCCTGGCCGAGCGTGCCCGCACGGCGCACGGCATGGAGGGCCTGGACCTGGCCACCGGCGTGTCCACCAAGACGCCGTACACCTTCACCGCGCCCTCGCCGGACGTCTTCACCGGCATCGGCGAGGCCCACCCCCAGGGCGAGCCGCGCTTCGACGTCGTCGCGTACGACTACGGCCTGAAGAAGTCGATGCTGCACTTCCTCGTGGACGTGGGCTGCCGGGTGACGGTGGTGCCGTCCCACACCACCGCGGACGAGGTGCTGGCCCGCAGGCCCCACGGCGTCTTCCTGGCCAACGGCCCCGGAGACCCGGCGGCGGTGAAGGGCGCGGACCGCACCGTGGCGGCACTGCTCGGCAAGGTGCCGGTGTTCGGCATCTGCCTGGGGCATCAGATCATGGCCCTGGCGCTGGGCGGCCGGACGTACAAGATGAAGTTCGGCCACCGCGGCGGCAACCAGCCCGTGAAGGATTTGACGACGGGCAAGGTGGAGATCACCGCGCAGAACCACGGGTTCGCCGTGGACGACGCCAGCCTCAAGGGCAAGGCCGTGGTGACGCACATCAACCTGAACGATGGCACGGTGGAGGGCCTGGCCGTCCCGGACGCGCGGGCCTTCAGCGTGCAGTACCACCCCGAGGCCTCTCCGGGCCCCCACGACGCACGCTATCTCTTCGGCCGCTTCGCGAAGCTGATGGCGGGGTAG